The following proteins come from a genomic window of Oligoflexus sp.:
- a CDS encoding sigma-70 family RNA polymerase sigma factor — MQAAASQDSDLNFNRLYKTHGAMVRKVVRQFNFRDAAADDLVQDIFLLAWNKRSYLRDLEAISGWLKTIAYNQCVNQSRAQSRQRQRFVSLECYDHEIESPESRTLFEVSLSQFEKHMDVLEDLIRCHKHEARREIAKLFYLEHKTILEIVESLAMNQNTVLSHLRRFRLIVTQAMHQWMLENS, encoded by the coding sequence ATGCAAGCGGCAGCCAGCCAGGATTCAGATCTTAACTTCAACCGGCTTTATAAAACTCATGGAGCCATGGTTCGCAAAGTTGTGCGGCAGTTTAATTTCCGAGACGCGGCAGCAGATGATCTGGTGCAGGATATTTTTCTTCTGGCCTGGAACAAACGCTCCTACTTGCGCGATCTGGAAGCGATCTCGGGCTGGCTGAAAACCATCGCCTATAATCAGTGCGTGAATCAATCCCGCGCGCAGAGCCGGCAGCGCCAGCGCTTTGTGTCCTTGGAATGCTACGATCATGAAATCGAGTCTCCGGAAAGCCGGACTCTCTTCGAAGTGAGTCTGAGCCAATTCGAAAAGCACATGGACGTTCTTGAGGACTTGATTCGCTGTCATAAGCACGAGGCGCGGCGTGAGATTGCCAAGCTCTTTTATCTTGAGCACAAAACGATCCTGGAGATCGTGGAATCGCTCGCGATGAATCAAAACACTGTGCTGTCCCACCTGAGGCGCTTTCGTTTGATCGTGACCCAGGCCATGCATCAGTGGATGCTGGAAAACTCGTAA
- a CDS encoding BC1872 family protein, which translates to MKKSSREIDIFMASEILGHGVFHEKTGAIREQLPTGQTRPLRSYSEDIAAAWEIVEKLGITLLPVENGWFALVGDKQGWSSPADFIRYLQKADFVHSGAALGEKAPMTICIAAMKAHEHRNEGLPDDSLIN; encoded by the coding sequence ATGAAAAAGAGCAGCCGCGAAATAGATATATTTATGGCCAGCGAGATTCTCGGTCATGGAGTTTTTCATGAAAAAACGGGAGCCATTCGGGAGCAACTGCCCACAGGCCAGACGCGGCCCCTGCGTTCCTACAGCGAGGATATCGCAGCTGCCTGGGAAATCGTGGAAAAACTCGGCATTACGCTTTTGCCTGTGGAAAATGGCTGGTTTGCCCTGGTCGGCGACAAGCAAGGCTGGTCCAGCCCGGCCGATTTTATCCGCTATCTGCAAAAAGCCGATTTCGTGCATTCCGGTGCAGCCCTGGGTGAAAAAGCCCCAATGACCATCTGCATAGCCGCCATGAAAGCGCATGAACACCGCAATGAGGGTCTTCCCGATGATTCCCTGATCAACTGA
- a CDS encoding SAM-dependent methyltransferase — translation MESTPFESGSEAVAAHYDNLDRFYRDIWGEHVHHGFWESGQESTEEAVLHLSHRVAQLAQIGRGDEVLDVGCGYGGTSRILTREYGAHVTGFTLSRQQYEYALAQTEADDALEFYCKDFMKHDLPDNHYQALISIECLEHMQDKAAFFRKAFQVLEPGAHFAISVWSESETASAWQKKNLLQPICEEGRLPDLLTGTEWKGLIEEAGFQLTWQQDVTKQVKKTWAICCSRLMKRLVTDSSYRQFLWKNPVRDKVFALTLFRLYAAFESRAMSYWILAGQKPMLS, via the coding sequence ATGGAGTCCACGCCTTTCGAGTCCGGGTCAGAAGCCGTTGCGGCTCATTATGATAACCTTGATCGTTTCTATCGTGATATCTGGGGTGAGCACGTTCATCACGGATTTTGGGAATCGGGTCAGGAGTCCACCGAGGAAGCTGTTCTGCATTTGAGCCATCGCGTGGCGCAGCTGGCCCAGATTGGTCGGGGTGATGAGGTCCTGGATGTGGGCTGTGGCTATGGCGGGACGTCTCGGATTCTGACGCGCGAATATGGGGCTCATGTTACGGGCTTTACGCTGTCACGGCAGCAATATGAGTACGCTCTCGCGCAAACCGAAGCGGATGATGCGCTTGAATTTTACTGCAAGGATTTCATGAAGCATGACCTGCCTGACAATCACTACCAGGCGCTGATTTCGATTGAATGCCTTGAGCATATGCAGGACAAGGCAGCCTTCTTTCGGAAAGCCTTCCAGGTCCTGGAGCCAGGGGCCCATTTTGCCATCTCCGTCTGGTCAGAGTCGGAGACAGCCTCGGCCTGGCAGAAGAAAAATCTTTTGCAACCCATCTGTGAAGAGGGCCGCTTGCCTGATCTTCTGACCGGAACGGAATGGAAGGGATTAATTGAAGAAGCGGGCTTTCAGCTGACCTGGCAGCAGGATGTGACAAAGCAGGTGAAGAAAACCTGGGCGATCTGCTGCAGCCGTCTTATGAAGAGACTGGTGACCGACAGTTCCTATCGCCAGTTTCTTTGGAAGAATCCGGTGCGGGATAAAGTCTTTGCGCTGACGCTTTTCAGACTTTATGCCGCGTTTGAGTCGCGCGCGATGAGTTATTGGATCCTGGCCGGGCAAAAGCCAATGCTCAGTTGA
- a CDS encoding ATP-binding protein encodes MKKFRAVRRPLPRSPSPFQAISGQKELRDEVKRRYDRYRELVEQSHEGIWRFELDEPIDIRLPVAQQIHQMLNHGYLAECNEAMARMYGYADRSELIGVRLNEFLIPEKEENQLYLQAFVRNDYKLSDVDSVEHDKYGRILHFRNNLIGIVKNQRLICAWGMQKDVTGEVKNREFLQRSEERLRMASDAGGIGIWEWDIPSNELFWSDRAKQIYGFSSDLPVRIDDYFRAIHPDDKEKASQLVRDALESRGDGQFRNEHRILVEGTVKWVIGRGEVFFNEQGQALRISGTVIDTTEQKRAEIKATQLRDAGLQLAQSITLEQLSEVIRDFAGQILKAHSICVYRGPESELELILAHAADEALDDHLQIARKAARGNPVFPQNERDRLCAIPVVLNQDLLGVISLEFQDPWTCTLDFQSFVLTFADQCAHAFERTRLYERERAARREAEAANQAKSRFLANMSHEIRTPLAAMIGFAELLAEETVNDEERTDCLQRIVRNGQLLAEMINDFLDLSKIESEKLEVEHIDFEVIPLVQEVISLLELKAQEKNLRLILAAAGHLPTFVHSDPTRLQQILINLLSNAIKFTDHGRIEIRMSSVRAEGGRAQLCFTVADTGMGIPEAQQARIFEPFLQADSSTTRRFGGTGLGLAVSRGLAQALGGDLQLVKSVVGEGSSFSFTIDVGNAAPRSEAAALPPSTLKELVPQELKGLRILVVDDNPDNRTYIGSFLTSAGAFIETAANGIQAVELATEHDYDIVLMDIQMPELDGVGAMRYLKSHDYGKPVLALTAHAMTGDREISLTAGFQDHLVKPIDRASLIQAVRKYTGGR; translated from the coding sequence ATGAAAAAGTTTCGGGCTGTACGTCGCCCTCTTCCGCGTTCGCCTTCTCCTTTTCAGGCTATTTCAGGACAAAAAGAACTCAGGGACGAGGTGAAAAGACGTTACGATAGGTATCGGGAGCTCGTGGAACAAAGCCATGAAGGAATCTGGCGCTTTGAACTCGATGAACCCATTGATATCCGTCTGCCCGTAGCGCAGCAGATTCACCAAATGCTGAACCACGGCTACCTCGCTGAATGCAATGAAGCTATGGCAAGGATGTATGGCTATGCGGATCGCTCCGAACTTATCGGTGTGCGCTTGAATGAATTCCTGATTCCCGAAAAGGAAGAGAACCAGCTCTATCTTCAGGCCTTTGTTCGGAATGATTACAAGCTTTCCGATGTGGACTCCGTGGAACATGACAAGTACGGCCGCATTCTGCATTTTCGTAACAATCTGATCGGCATCGTCAAAAATCAAAGGCTCATCTGTGCCTGGGGCATGCAAAAAGACGTCACAGGCGAAGTCAAAAATCGCGAGTTTCTGCAGCGCAGCGAAGAGCGCCTGCGCATGGCGTCGGATGCCGGCGGAATCGGCATTTGGGAGTGGGATATCCCAAGCAACGAACTGTTCTGGTCCGATCGGGCCAAGCAGATCTATGGCTTTTCATCCGATCTTCCGGTGCGCATCGACGATTACTTCCGCGCAATTCATCCAGACGACAAGGAAAAGGCCTCGCAATTGGTTCGGGACGCTCTGGAATCCCGAGGGGACGGGCAGTTTCGCAACGAGCATCGCATTCTTGTCGAGGGCACTGTGAAATGGGTGATAGGCCGAGGCGAAGTGTTCTTCAATGAACAAGGGCAAGCCTTAAGGATCAGCGGCACGGTCATTGACACGACCGAGCAGAAGAGAGCCGAGATCAAAGCCACGCAGCTCCGTGATGCTGGACTTCAGCTGGCCCAGTCGATCACTCTGGAGCAGCTTTCTGAAGTCATCCGGGACTTCGCAGGCCAGATTCTAAAAGCCCACTCTATCTGCGTCTATCGGGGCCCGGAATCGGAACTGGAATTGATCCTGGCCCATGCCGCGGATGAGGCGCTGGATGACCATCTGCAGATCGCGCGCAAGGCGGCACGGGGCAATCCTGTGTTCCCTCAAAATGAGAGGGACCGTCTCTGCGCGATTCCAGTGGTTTTGAATCAGGACCTTTTGGGCGTCATCAGTCTTGAATTCCAGGATCCATGGACCTGCACTCTGGATTTTCAGAGCTTCGTTTTGACCTTCGCCGATCAGTGCGCCCATGCGTTTGAAAGGACCCGCCTTTACGAACGTGAACGCGCGGCCCGGCGTGAAGCCGAAGCCGCAAATCAGGCCAAATCCCGCTTTCTGGCGAACATGAGCCATGAGATTCGAACTCCTCTTGCCGCCATGATTGGTTTTGCTGAACTTCTGGCGGAAGAGACGGTCAACGATGAAGAGCGAACGGATTGCCTCCAGCGTATCGTGCGCAATGGACAACTTCTGGCAGAGATGATCAATGATTTCCTTGACCTTTCGAAGATCGAATCGGAAAAACTGGAAGTCGAGCACATTGATTTCGAAGTGATCCCTCTCGTTCAGGAGGTCATTTCCCTTTTGGAGCTGAAAGCCCAGGAAAAAAATCTGCGCCTGATTCTGGCTGCAGCCGGGCATTTGCCGACTTTCGTGCATTCAGATCCCACGCGACTCCAGCAGATCCTGATCAACCTTTTGAGCAATGCGATCAAATTCACCGATCACGGCCGGATCGAAATCCGCATGTCGTCCGTTCGTGCCGAGGGCGGTCGTGCCCAGCTTTGCTTCACCGTCGCTGATACGGGGATGGGCATTCCCGAGGCGCAGCAGGCCCGGATCTTTGAACCCTTCCTGCAGGCGGATTCGTCCACGACGCGACGGTTTGGAGGCACAGGGCTTGGGCTTGCCGTGTCCCGTGGTCTGGCGCAGGCGCTCGGCGGGGATCTGCAGCTGGTGAAATCGGTGGTCGGGGAAGGCAGCAGTTTTTCCTTCACGATTGATGTGGGAAACGCGGCGCCGCGATCCGAGGCGGCTGCCCTTCCGCCTTCAACTTTGAAAGAGCTCGTTCCGCAGGAACTGAAGGGGCTTCGCATTCTCGTGGTGGATGACAATCCTGACAACCGCACCTATATCGGCAGTTTTCTAACATCGGCAGGCGCGTTCATCGAAACCGCGGCCAACGGGATTCAGGCCGTGGAACTTGCCACCGAGCATGACTACGATATCGTGCTAATGGATATTCAGATGCCGGAACTCGACGGCGTGGGCGCCATGCGCTATCTCAAGTCCCATGACTATGGCAAGCCGGTGCTGGCTCTGACCGCCCATGCGATGACGGGCGATCGCGAAATCAGTTTGACCGCAGGATTTCAGGATCACCTCGTGAAACCGATCGATCGAGCGAGCTTGATTCAGGCTGTTCGGAAATACACGGGCGGAAGGTAA
- a CDS encoding DUF423 domain-containing protein, with amino-acid sequence MLWTLWVGLGALFAAIGVGLGAFGAHALKVRLSPEDLAIFETGVRYQMYHALALIGIGAVAMRIDSALVKGAGWAFVLGILVFSGSLYALVGTGVRTLGAITPIGGVAFIAGWLMLTIAAFKAQF; translated from the coding sequence ATGCTATGGACCCTCTGGGTTGGCCTCGGCGCTCTCTTCGCGGCGATCGGCGTGGGCCTCGGTGCCTTCGGAGCCCATGCTCTGAAAGTGCGGCTAAGTCCCGAAGATCTTGCGATTTTTGAAACGGGCGTCCGCTATCAGATGTACCACGCGCTGGCCTTGATTGGCATCGGCGCAGTGGCCATGCGGATCGATTCGGCCCTTGTGAAAGGGGCGGGTTGGGCCTTCGTACTCGGCATTCTGGTTTTTTCCGGGAGCCTCTACGCTCTGGTCGGAACCGGCGTGCGCACGCTCGGAGCCATCACGCCTATCGGTGGCGTCGCTTTCATTGCCGGCTGGTTGATGCTGACAATCGCGGCCTTTAAGGCGCAGTTTTGA
- the fba gene encoding class II fructose-bisphosphate aldolase (catalyzes the reversible aldol condensation of dihydroxyacetonephosphate and glyceraldehyde 3-phosphate in the Calvin cycle, glycolysis, and/or gluconeogenesis): protein MALIPLRALLDHAAEHNYGVAAFNVNNMEQIQAIMEAGRETDSPVIIQASRGARKYSQDAYLVGLMKAAVELYPEIPIVMHQDHGNSPETCFSAIRNNFTSVMMDGSLKEDGKTPADFEYNARITRKVVDVAHAFGVSVEGELGCLGSLETGKGEKEDGHGFEGTLSHDELLTDPEEAVRFVELTKVDALAIALGTSHGAYKFTRKPDGKILAMDRVREIHRRLPNTHLVMHGSSSVPQDLQDIVNQFGGKLKQTWGVPVEEIQEGIRHGVRKINVDTDNRLAMTGAIRKAFAEKPEEFDPRYYNTLAREAMKKVVKERMIQFGQAGKASKIRQVTLAEMAKIYG from the coding sequence ATGGCCTTGATTCCCTTGAGAGCATTGCTTGACCACGCGGCAGAACACAACTACGGCGTCGCCGCCTTTAACGTGAATAATATGGAACAAATCCAGGCCATTATGGAAGCCGGTCGGGAAACCGATAGCCCCGTGATCATCCAGGCCTCGCGCGGCGCGCGTAAATATTCCCAGGACGCCTACCTTGTCGGCCTGATGAAAGCCGCTGTGGAACTCTATCCCGAGATCCCCATCGTGATGCACCAGGATCACGGCAACAGCCCGGAAACCTGCTTTTCTGCCATCCGTAATAACTTCACATCGGTGATGATGGACGGCTCGCTGAAAGAAGACGGCAAAACCCCTGCTGATTTTGAATACAACGCCCGCATCACCAGGAAGGTTGTGGATGTAGCCCACGCGTTCGGCGTTTCGGTGGAAGGTGAGCTGGGTTGCCTGGGTTCCTTGGAAACCGGAAAAGGTGAAAAGGAAGACGGCCACGGTTTCGAAGGCACCCTCAGTCATGACGAGCTTCTGACCGATCCTGAAGAGGCTGTGCGCTTTGTGGAGCTGACCAAGGTCGATGCCCTGGCCATTGCCCTGGGTACCAGCCATGGTGCTTATAAGTTCACTCGCAAGCCCGATGGCAAGATCCTCGCGATGGATCGCGTGCGCGAAATCCACCGTCGTCTGCCCAACACGCACCTTGTGATGCATGGTTCGTCGTCGGTGCCTCAGGACCTTCAGGATATCGTCAATCAATTCGGTGGCAAGCTCAAGCAAACCTGGGGCGTGCCGGTCGAAGAAATCCAGGAAGGCATCCGTCACGGCGTTCGTAAAATCAACGTCGACACCGACAACCGCCTGGCAATGACCGGCGCTATCCGCAAAGCCTTTGCCGAGAAGCCCGAAGAATTCGATCCTCGCTATTACAACACGCTGGCACGTGAAGCGATGAAGAAGGTCGTGAAGGAACGCATGATCCAATTCGGTCAGGCGGGCAAGGCCTCGAAAATTCGTCAGGTGACCCTGGCGGAAATGGCGAAAATCTACGGTTAA
- a CDS encoding prepilin-type N-terminal cleavage/methylation domain-containing protein, with protein sequence MKFTSFKNQKGFSLVELMIVVGIIGILATLALPRFKQFQAKAKMGEAKNILSHIFTLQQTYSLDNNQYRTVEPLGAGLGSPNQGNTCIPTVGGGAELIGFRLDPCQNNAPVPRYQYSVPTATASAFIAQAITGAALNNRVCPGNLAHHYAINQTNVVYGGTGTTPITIQNQNTNAPEPSVGAVCPN encoded by the coding sequence ATGAAGTTCACCTCATTCAAAAACCAAAAAGGCTTCAGCCTTGTCGAGCTGATGATCGTTGTTGGTATCATTGGTATCCTTGCCACCCTCGCTCTGCCTCGCTTTAAGCAGTTCCAGGCCAAAGCGAAAATGGGTGAAGCGAAGAATATTCTTTCGCACATCTTTACTCTGCAGCAGACTTACTCCCTCGATAACAACCAATACCGAACAGTCGAACCACTGGGTGCAGGTCTTGGCTCGCCTAACCAGGGCAATACCTGTATCCCAACAGTCGGTGGCGGAGCGGAGTTGATCGGCTTCCGTCTTGACCCTTGTCAGAACAACGCTCCTGTTCCGCGCTATCAGTATTCCGTGCCTACAGCAACGGCATCGGCTTTCATTGCTCAGGCCATCACAGGCGCCGCCTTGAACAACCGCGTGTGTCCCGGTAACCTCGCCCACCATTATGCAATCAACCAAACCAACGTCGTTTACGGTGGCACTGGCACAACGCCCATCACGATCCAAAACCAAAACACGAACGCTCCTGAACCTTCTGTTGGTGCTGTTTGCCCCAACTGA
- the nadE gene encoding NAD(+) synthase encodes MDRLRIAGASINQTPMDWEGNVARLTSLIREARVQKVQVMCFPELCITGYNCEDTFSSVHTARRSVLALEQLIQETENMTVVFGLPVYHRGSMWNCAAVVQNQKLLGINPKKLLAREGIHYESRWFRPWPFHRVDTISLLGQNVPFGDVTYQLGNLQLGIVICEEAWSAEGTASDASLSRCELVVNLSASHFALGKARVRETLVADASRAFQVHYLYTNLLGLEAGRSIYDGEIILGECGRISSRSERFQLSDGCLLIRDVDLDMARVSKLKSRSVLDNSIPEETERVVAGQPIISLGKTATEIPQAYLGNTVDPYNSPELEFLQAEKLGLFDYLRKSKSKGFMISLSGGCDSSVISVLCAHMITEALKALGPDGLSRRLNWTLPAGDAKDPRSWIRERVSTIYQGTKQSGDVTRAAAHELAKALNTDHYEVAVQDLVDAYVGKAEALVGRSLEWQKDDLPLQNIQARVRAPMVWLMANLKGFLLLATSNRSEIAVGYATMDGDTAGGLAPIGGIDKHFLRKWLRWAEHECPLGLGRIPALKLVNEQEPTAELRPQAAGQKDELDLMPYEILNAIEAAFVRDRMEPESLLNTLRERFTAYSEKQLRDFLARFYRLWSQNQWKRERYASCFHLDDYNLDPTSWCRYPILSVELKIPD; translated from the coding sequence ATGGATCGACTCAGAATCGCCGGGGCCAGCATCAACCAGACTCCCATGGATTGGGAAGGCAATGTCGCAAGGCTCACGAGCCTGATTCGCGAGGCCCGGGTACAGAAAGTTCAGGTGATGTGCTTTCCCGAACTTTGCATCACCGGCTATAACTGCGAAGACACTTTCTCTTCGGTGCACACGGCCCGCCGCTCGGTCCTTGCGTTGGAGCAGCTGATCCAGGAGACGGAGAACATGACCGTGGTTTTCGGTCTGCCTGTCTATCATCGCGGCAGCATGTGGAACTGTGCGGCAGTGGTGCAGAATCAAAAGCTGCTCGGGATCAATCCGAAAAAACTTCTGGCGCGGGAAGGCATTCACTATGAATCGCGCTGGTTCCGCCCCTGGCCGTTTCATCGGGTCGATACCATTTCCCTTCTGGGGCAGAACGTTCCCTTCGGAGATGTGACCTATCAACTCGGCAATCTGCAGCTCGGCATTGTGATCTGTGAAGAAGCCTGGTCAGCGGAAGGAACCGCATCGGACGCGTCCCTGAGTCGCTGCGAACTCGTGGTGAATCTGAGCGCCTCGCATTTTGCCCTGGGCAAGGCCCGCGTGCGGGAAACGCTGGTCGCTGATGCCAGCCGGGCTTTTCAGGTTCATTATCTTTATACCAACCTTCTGGGTCTGGAGGCCGGCCGCTCCATTTACGATGGCGAGATCATCCTGGGCGAATGCGGCCGTATCAGCAGTCGCTCGGAACGTTTTCAGTTGAGTGACGGCTGCCTTTTGATTCGCGACGTCGACCTGGACATGGCCCGGGTGTCCAAGCTCAAGAGTCGATCGGTCCTGGACAACAGCATTCCCGAGGAAACCGAACGCGTCGTCGCAGGTCAGCCCATCATAAGTCTGGGCAAGACCGCGACGGAAATTCCCCAGGCTTATTTGGGAAACACCGTTGATCCCTATAACAGTCCCGAACTCGAATTTTTGCAGGCCGAAAAACTGGGCCTCTTTGATTATCTTCGCAAATCAAAAAGCAAAGGCTTCATGATCTCGCTCTCGGGCGGCTGTGACTCCAGCGTCATCTCCGTGCTCTGTGCGCACATGATCACGGAAGCTTTGAAAGCCCTGGGCCCCGACGGTCTAAGTCGCCGATTGAATTGGACGTTGCCGGCGGGCGACGCGAAGGATCCGAGGAGCTGGATTCGCGAGCGAGTCAGCACGATCTATCAAGGCACGAAGCAAAGCGGTGATGTCACGCGCGCTGCTGCTCATGAATTGGCCAAGGCCCTGAACACCGATCACTACGAAGTCGCGGTTCAGGATCTGGTTGATGCATACGTAGGCAAAGCGGAGGCCTTGGTGGGGCGATCCCTTGAATGGCAAAAGGATGATCTGCCTTTGCAGAATATCCAGGCGCGGGTTCGTGCGCCCATGGTCTGGCTGATGGCCAACCTGAAAGGCTTTCTTCTTCTGGCGACCAGTAACCGCAGTGAAATCGCTGTGGGTTATGCTACCATGGACGGAGACACTGCGGGCGGGCTGGCGCCGATCGGCGGCATCGACAAGCATTTTCTAAGGAAGTGGCTGCGCTGGGCCGAGCATGAATGCCCGCTTGGTTTGGGCCGCATTCCCGCCTTAAAATTGGTCAACGAGCAGGAACCCACAGCCGAGTTAAGGCCGCAGGCCGCGGGGCAGAAGGACGAACTCGACCTGATGCCCTACGAAATTTTGAACGCCATCGAAGCCGCCTTCGTTCGTGATAGAATGGAACCAGAGTCCTTACTCAATACCTTGAGAGAACGGTTCACAGCCTATTCCGAGAAGCAGCTGCGGGATTTCCTTGCACGATTCTATCGTCTTTGGAGTCAGAACCAATGGAAGCGGGAGCGTTATGCCTCATGCTTCCATCTGGACGATTACAATCTGGATCCAACGTCATGGTGCCGTTATCCCATCCTTTCGGTCGAATTAAAGATCCCCGATTGA
- the argS gene encoding arginine--tRNA ligase, whose protein sequence is MTVSSNPLSSIDFGRTTLSQALYKALVTITDNAVPDAITPALLYAALERPPEAHLGDYALPCFRMAKDLKRKPPEIAAALASALPEANPEWIEKVDTVGAFLNITLRPAALAKTLVPSLRQGEYFSRLKAVDRPRVMIEYSQPNTHKAFHVGHMRNVALGDALGRVYEACGYPVVMANYIGDEGAHIAKCLWYIHKTKQKAPTERRGEWLGEMYSQATIALEDAPADQLPALNAEVSQVLRSIESKQGPVYEEWKETREWSLADFNEIYNWIGARFDHCFYESEVSEESQRIVDDYLKAGVFAPSDGAIGLDLKEEKLGFVIVRKSDGNTTYATKDLALARVKYRQFQIKKSIYVVASEQNLHFKQVFRTLEKMGFSEAKDCFHLSYGMVTLPDGKMSSRKGNVIKFRDLRERMEQELDKNLDKYRGEWSEAEINDIRRKLAVGAIRYGMICSDPAKDIVFDLPDWLSFEGNTGPYLMYTYARTRSILRKAQEQSFTPDHAHLELLQGPEEREMLRYLNDLNSVIQQTLDQNKLSLLCHHVYNTCKVYNRFLANVQVLKAESNEARSARLALLDALSRALKYSLELLGIEPPERM, encoded by the coding sequence ATGACGGTATCATCCAATCCTTTGTCTTCGATTGATTTCGGCCGGACGACTCTGTCCCAGGCTTTGTATAAGGCGCTTGTCACCATCACGGACAACGCGGTTCCGGATGCGATCACACCGGCTCTTTTGTATGCGGCTTTGGAGCGCCCACCCGAGGCGCACCTCGGTGATTACGCCTTGCCCTGTTTCCGCATGGCCAAGGATTTGAAAAGAAAGCCGCCCGAAATTGCCGCCGCGCTTGCCAGTGCTTTGCCCGAAGCCAATCCGGAGTGGATTGAGAAAGTGGATACTGTCGGTGCATTCTTGAATATCACGCTGCGGCCTGCGGCCCTGGCGAAGACCCTTGTGCCCTCGCTGCGGCAGGGCGAATATTTTTCGCGGCTCAAGGCGGTCGATCGTCCTCGGGTGATGATCGAGTATTCACAGCCGAACACCCATAAAGCTTTTCATGTGGGTCACATGCGGAACGTGGCCCTTGGAGATGCCTTGGGTCGTGTTTACGAAGCCTGCGGCTATCCCGTGGTGATGGCCAACTATATCGGGGATGAAGGCGCGCATATCGCCAAGTGTCTCTGGTATATTCACAAGACGAAGCAAAAAGCTCCAACCGAGCGTCGCGGCGAATGGCTCGGGGAAATGTATAGCCAGGCGACCATAGCGCTCGAAGATGCCCCGGCTGATCAGCTGCCTGCACTGAATGCGGAAGTTTCCCAGGTCCTGCGTTCCATCGAATCCAAGCAGGGCCCTGTCTATGAAGAGTGGAAGGAAACACGCGAATGGTCGCTCGCTGACTTCAATGAAATCTATAACTGGATCGGCGCGCGCTTCGATCACTGCTTTTATGAATCGGAAGTGTCGGAAGAAAGCCAGCGCATCGTCGACGATTATCTGAAGGCCGGGGTTTTCGCTCCTTCAGATGGCGCGATCGGACTTGACCTGAAAGAGGAGAAACTGGGCTTCGTCATCGTCCGCAAAAGCGATGGCAACACCACCTATGCAACCAAGGATCTGGCCCTGGCCCGAGTCAAGTATCGGCAGTTTCAGATTAAAAAATCCATCTATGTCGTCGCCTCGGAGCAGAACCTTCATTTCAAGCAGGTCTTCCGCACGCTGGAAAAAATGGGTTTCAGCGAAGCCAAGGATTGCTTCCACCTGAGTTATGGAATGGTCACGCTGCCTGACGGCAAGATGTCTTCGCGGAAGGGCAACGTCATCAAATTCCGCGATCTGCGCGAGCGCATGGAGCAGGAACTCGACAAGAACCTCGATAAATATCGCGGGGAATGGAGCGAGGCCGAGATCAACGACATTCGCCGGAAGCTCGCGGTCGGTGCCATCCGCTACGGGATGATCTGCTCTGATCCGGCCAAGGATATCGTCTTTGATTTGCCTGACTGGCTGTCATTCGAAGGCAATACCGGCCCCTACCTCATGTACACATACGCCCGGACCCGCTCCATTCTGCGCAAGGCGCAGGAGCAATCCTTCACCCCCGATCATGCGCATCTTGAGCTTTTGCAGGGGCCTGAAGAACGGGAGATGCTCCGTTATTTGAATGATCTGAACAGCGTGATTCAGCAGACTCTGGATCAGAATAAACTGAGTCTTCTCTGTCATCACGTTTACAATACCTGCAAGGTCTATAACCGCTTCCTGGCCAACGTCCAGGTGCTGAAAGCGGAATCGAACGAAGCCCGTAGCGCGCGTCTGGCCTTGCTCGATGCTTTGAGCCGGGCGCTGAAATACAGTCTTGAACTCCTGGGCATCGAACCACCGGAAAGGATGTGA